The following coding sequences lie in one Gloeocapsa sp. PCC 73106 genomic window:
- a CDS encoding UDP-N-acetylmuramoyl-L-alanyl-D-glutamate--2,6-diaminopimelate ligase yields MKLKAIVTQLTGLSSSVPSEFLEREIKGLSTNSQTCQPGDLFIGMPGTKVDGGEFWSSALGNGAIAALITPNACLKRPPNPTDCVLVTEDIITDCARIAASFYGYPTQKLKLIGVTGTNGKTTTTHLIEFFLNQCQLPTVLLGTLYTRWANYQVTAVHTTPFAVELQSQLATALQAGNQWGVMEVSSHALAQGRVKNCGFAVAVFTNLTQDHLDFHRDMEDYFQAKSLLFTPDYLQGKAIINQDDAYGQRIISTLPRDQVWSYSVFDQKADFWTSDLVYSSNGVRGQLHTPVGVTSFASPLVGQFNLANLLGAIATALAVGLSLEEVIAHLPHFTGVPGRMERVQVTPEQEITVIVDYAHTPDSLENLLTAARPFITGKMICVVGCGGDRDRTKRPLMGKIVAQLADIAVITSDNPRTEDPEAIIQDILAGIPQGVVPLVISDRAEAIATAITTAQPGDGVLIAGKGHEDYQILGTEKIHFDDREQAREVLTKTNAVNPL; encoded by the coding sequence ATGAAACTAAAGGCTATAGTAACTCAACTCACCGGATTGTCTTCCTCTGTACCGTCAGAGTTTCTAGAAAGAGAAATAAAGGGATTATCTACCAATTCTCAAACTTGTCAACCGGGGGACTTGTTTATCGGTATGCCCGGTACTAAAGTAGATGGAGGAGAATTTTGGTCCAGTGCTTTGGGTAATGGGGCGATCGCTGCTTTAATTACACCCAATGCGTGCCTAAAACGACCTCCTAATCCTACTGATTGCGTCTTAGTGACTGAAGATATTATCACTGATTGTGCCAGAATAGCCGCTAGCTTCTATGGCTATCCCACCCAAAAACTAAAGCTAATAGGAGTGACGGGAACCAATGGAAAGACTACTACCACACACTTGATTGAATTTTTTCTTAATCAGTGTCAATTACCCACCGTTTTATTAGGAACACTCTACACCCGTTGGGCTAATTATCAAGTCACAGCAGTACACACTACACCTTTTGCGGTGGAATTGCAATCCCAATTAGCAACAGCTTTACAAGCAGGAAACCAATGGGGTGTAATGGAGGTAAGTTCTCACGCTTTAGCCCAGGGTAGAGTTAAAAACTGTGGTTTTGCTGTGGCGGTGTTTACTAATCTCACTCAGGATCATTTGGATTTTCATCGGGATATGGAGGACTATTTTCAAGCTAAATCTCTGTTATTTACCCCCGATTATCTTCAAGGAAAAGCTATTATTAATCAAGACGATGCTTATGGTCAGCGTATCATCTCCACTTTACCTCGTGATCAGGTCTGGTCTTATAGTGTCTTCGACCAAAAGGCTGATTTTTGGACCAGTGATTTAGTTTATAGTTCTAATGGTGTTCGAGGTCAATTACATACCCCTGTTGGTGTTACCTCTTTTGCTTCTCCTCTGGTGGGTCAATTTAATCTAGCTAATCTTTTAGGTGCGATCGCAACTGCTTTAGCGGTGGGTCTATCTCTGGAGGAAGTAATAGCTCATCTACCCCATTTTACCGGTGTTCCCGGACGCATGGAGCGAGTACAGGTTACGCCTGAACAAGAAATTACTGTTATTGTAGATTATGCCCATACTCCCGATAGTTTAGAGAATTTATTGACAGCCGCCCGACCATTTATTACCGGAAAAATGATCTGTGTGGTGGGTTGTGGAGGCGATCGCGATCGCACTAAACGCCCCCTGATGGGTAAAATCGTCGCCCAATTAGCCGATATTGCCGTGATTACCTCTGATAACCCTCGTACCGAAGATCCAGAAGCGATTATTCAAGATATACTCGCTGGAATTCCTCAAGGAGTTGTTCCTTTAGTGATTAGCGATCGCGCCGAGGCCATCGCCACTGCAATCACTACCGCACAACCAGGAGATGGCGTTCTCATCGCGGGAAAAGGTCACGAAGACTATCAAATTTTGGGTACCGAAAAAATCCACTTCGATGATCGCGAACAAGCTAGAGAAGTCTTAACTAAAACAAATGCAGTCAATCCCCTCTGA